The genomic interval AGACGTTTCAAATTATCCTGCAATGGCTTATAGTTTGAATCGTTTTTATCTGTTTCTACAATTGTTACAATTGTATCTTCATTTACAAATCGGCATAAATCGTCGATGTGTCCGTGAGTATCATCACCTTCTATTCCATCGCCCAACCAAATTACGTTGGTTACGCCAAGATATTCTTTAAAAACTGCTTCGTAATCTTCTTTTGTAAAACCTTCGTTACGAACCTGAATTGTTGGGTGCATCAAACATTCTTCAGAAGTTAACAAAGTTCCTTTTCCGTTTACGTCGATTGCGCCACCTTCTACAATTACTGGTTTTCCTTTATATACAACTTGCGTTAAAGGAACATCAATAAAATCAGCAACTTTACCTGGAACAAATTTATCTAACTGATAGTTTTTATATTTCGCCCAACCATTAAAATTAAAGTTTAAAGCTTCTCTTTTCGAACCATTTTTCACAATAATCGGTCCTGAGTCACGCATCCAGCTTCTATTGGTTTTATGAATGATATATGAAACGTTTTTCACGTTAACACGTGCTCTTTCTAGCATATCAGCAACTTTTTCTTTTAGCTTTTCATCTGCTACAACCAAAAAAACAGTTTCAAAAGTGGCTACCTTTTTAATAAATTCTATAAAAGCCCATTGAACAGCTTCATATTTTCCTGGCCAATCGTTACCATTATGCGGAAAACACAAAACAATTCCTTGTTGTTTTTCCCATTCTGCTGGAAACCTTCTATTATTTGTTGACATAAATACGTTCTAATTTAGAAAGTGCAAAGATAAGCATTCGTTAGGATTATAAAACATTTGATTGAAA from Flavobacterium sp. YJ01 carries:
- a CDS encoding agmatine deiminase family protein, with the protein product MSTNNRRFPAEWEKQQGIVLCFPHNGNDWPGKYEAVQWAFIEFIKKVATFETVFLVVADEKLKEKVADMLERARVNVKNVSYIIHKTNRSWMRDSGPIIVKNGSKREALNFNFNGWAKYKNYQLDKFVPGKVADFIDVPLTQVVYKGKPVIVEGGAIDVNGKGTLLTSEECLMHPTIQVRNEGFTKEDYEAVFKEYLGVTNVIWLGDGIEGDDTHGHIDDLCRFVNEDTIVTIVETDKNDSNYKPLQDNLKRLQNAKLENGKSPVIVALPMPKRVDFEDLRLPASYANFLILNNCVLVPTFNDSNDRVALNILSECFPDREVIGISCIDFIWGFGTLHCLSQQIPA